The region TCAAAGTGTTCTAGCGTTTAAAAAGTTGACTTGTTTTACTGGGTCAGAACATAAAGAGGGTGGATTTTGCGGGTCTTCCAGCCCCACCCGACCCGAACAGCAGAGAATATTTAATCACAACAAtccacagaggagaaaatgagcGTGATAATAATCTGTTTGGCTCGTTAAAACACACAATGTGTTGGGGCATCGACCATGTTTGTGAATGATGGAATATCTTCAGATATCGAAGTAAAGTCAGCTTGACAGCAGCATTTGGCTCTCGCCGACCTTCAGGATCTACCTTGACAAAGTTGGGCAGCTGAGAGGTCACCAGGTTGTGGAACTCCTCCTTGCTCAGGGTGCTGGAGGACCCATCTTTCCCAGCAAAGGTCTTGAACTGGGAGACGAGGGTGCAGATGGCGGCTTCCATGGTGGCTTAAATTCAAAAAGAAAGATCTGAGGAAAGCTTCAAACCGAGACGTGTGGCGCTGGGCGACCCAGCCGGCCTCACCTGTTGCGTTGTGCGTGGAGCAGGTACCGAGAGCGCGTCCCAACGCTCTGACCGCCGCCTCTTCCCATTTATACGCCTCATCTCTGCTCCCTGATGCACAGGTCAGCGGAAAACAGGCAACCTGCCCCCGTCTCCCCCATCCAGCTgcgagacacaaacacacacagcagcgtgTCCTCTGAAGGACGAGCTTGTCCTGATGGCAGCACAATCCCGCTGCGCCGCGTGTGCACAGCACGCCGTTTGGTGACAGCGTCACTTTAATCACAATCCTGCCgcctcagcaggagcagcttggGGTGAAACGTGGCCCAGGACGACGCGCTTTCACAGGCACAATCTGCAAAAGGgaataaatcacatttgtttttccccctcaagCCTTTATTTTGGATAGCGCGTTTCCTGTTTGTGGAACTGGAGGCACGATAAGCCCCACAAGGCCGCAGTCCTCAGCGCTTGCTTGCGTTCTTGGTGTCCGTCTGCGCTTGTGGATGTCACCCGTCGCTCTGACTGTTGTATCTGGACGTGAACGCGTGGGCTCGGCCTCAAAAATGCCATAAAGGATGCCTGTCATGCCGGCGCTTCCATTTCCTGCGTGAGTCACAGAGCTGGTGTCACAGCGCCGACATGAAGCTCGTACGATCCTCCTCTAGCAAGAATTCCACTCTAGCA is a window of Takifugu flavidus isolate HTHZ2018 chromosome 21, ASM371156v2, whole genome shotgun sequence DNA encoding:
- the s100a11 gene encoding protein S100-A11, which encodes MEAAICTLVSQFKTFAGKDGSSSTLSKEEFHNLVTSQLPNFVKDAGNPRAMAELMGSLDKDNDGELTFPEFWQLLGTLASKQGGFS